A window from Erythrolamprus reginae isolate rEryReg1 chromosome 9, rEryReg1.hap1, whole genome shotgun sequence encodes these proteins:
- the RPL13 gene encoding large ribosomal subunit protein eL13, whose protein sequence is MAPSRNGMILKPHFHKDWQRRVATWFNQPARKIRRRKARQAKARRIAPRPVSGPVRPVVRCPTVRYHTKVRLGRGFSLEELRMAGIHKKFARTIGIAVDPRRRNKSTEALQANVQRLKEYRSKLILFPRKSSAPKKGDSTAEELKMATQLSGPVMPIKTVYKKEKARVISEEEKNFKAFATLRMARANARLFGIRAKRAKEAAEQDVEKKK, encoded by the exons ATGGCGCCCAGCCGGAATGGCATGATCTTGAAGCCCCACTTCCATAAGGATTGGCAAAGACGGGTGGCCACGTGGTTTAACCAGCCTGCCAGGAAGATCCGCAG GAGAAAAGCCCGCCAGGCCAAAGCCCGTCGTATTGCTCCTCGCCCAGTATCTGGGCCAGTCAGACCAGTCGTCAGGTGCCCCACCGTGCGATACCACACAAAAGTCCGTTTGGGCAGAGGATTCAGCCTGGAAGAGCTGAGG ATGGCTGGTATCCACAAGAAATTTGCCAGGACCATTGGTATCGCAGTGGACCCCAGGCGCCGGAACAAGTCTACCGAAGCCTTGCAAGCCAATGTCCAAAGGCTGAAGGAATACCGCTCTAAACTCATCCTCTTCCCACGGAAGTCGTCTGCACCCAAGAAAGGAGACAGCACG GCAGAGGAACTCAAGATGGCCACACAGCTCTCTGGACCAGTTATGCCCATCAAAACC GTCTACAAAAAGGAGAAGGCCCGCGTCATCTCAGAAGAAGAGAAGAACTTCAAGGCCTTTGCCACTCTGCGCATGGCCCGGGCAAACGCTCGGCTCTTCGGCATCCGGGCTAAGCGAGCCAAGGAAGCGGCTGAGCAGGACGTGgagaagaagaaataa
- the SPG7 gene encoding mitochondrial inner membrane m-AAA protease component paraplegin isoform X1, with product MTGAASLLLLLLRRGGRGLLRPGAPVPGGARGALARQWTRSALERRPSGGLQPRLPGALWRAWTPARLWRLLDQKYVALTAGLLTGGTCCYFSTSGSHRNDRSRGKSSGKTPKEDEEEKRRREREDQMYRERLKVLFFIAIIMSLLNSLSSSVGSISWNDFVNELLAKGEVQSVQVVPESDIVEIHLHPGAVVFGWPKLSLTYVMKVANIDKFEEKLRAAEEELNIDLNDRIPVSYRRSSFFGNALYTLGMTVVSVGILWYIFRLAGISGREGAFSAFNQLKRARFTIVDGKSGKGISFKDVAGLHEAKTEVKEFVDYLKSPERFLQLGAKVPRGALLLGPPGCGKTLLAKAVATEAQVPFLAIAGSEFVEVIGGLGAARVRSLFKEARACAPCIVYIDEIDAVGKRRSTNMSGFSNTEEEQTLNQLLVEMDGMGTTDHVIVLASTNRADILDNALMRPGRLDRHIFIDLPTLQERREIFEQHLKGLKLSQPSGFYSQRLAELTPGFSGADIANICNEAALHAAREGYKSIDTISFESAVERVIAGAAKRSKILSQEERRVVAFHESGHALVGWLLEHTEAVLKVSIAPRTNAALGFAQILPKDQYLLTKDQLFERICMALGGRVAEAITFNKVTTGAQDDLRKVTRIAYSMVKQYGMMPAIGHLSFPEKDSGPGIGRRPFSQGLQQIMDHEAKLLIARAYRRTEKLLMDNQDKLKMLADALLEKEVINYEDIEALLGPPPHGPKKTISPQSWIEAERDKQDRGEEEAPPQRPPYKEEREPHLSSV from the exons ATGACGggcgccgcctcgctgctgctgctgctgctccggcGCGGGGGCCGCGGCCTCCTCCGGCCCGGGGCTCCTGTGCCGGGCGGCGCTCGGGGGGCTCTGGCGCGCCAATGGACCCGAAGCGCCTTGGAGCGTAGGCCAAGCGGCGGCCTTCAG CCCCGGCTGCCCGGCGCGCTCTGGAGGGCCTGGACCCCCGCCCGGCTGTGGAGGCTGCTGG ATCAGAAGTACGTGGCCTTGACGGCGGGCCTCCTTACTGGTGGCACCTGCTGCTATTTTTCTACGTCTGGTTCTCATCGCAATGACCGAAGCAGGGGAAAGTCTAGTGGGAAAACCCCAAAGGAAGATGAGG AGGAGAAGAGACGCCGGGAGAGGGAAGACCAGATGTACCGCGAGCGGCTGAAGGTCCTCTTCTTCATCGCCATCATCATGAGCCTGCTGAACTCGCTGAGCTCCAGCGTGGGCAGCATCTCCTGGAACGACTTCGTCAACGAGCTGCTGGCCAAGGGGGAGGTGCAGAGCGTGCAGGTGGTGCCGGAGAGCGACATTGTGGAAATCCACCTGCACCCAGGGGCCGTGGTCTTTGGGTGGCCC AAGCTGAGCCTGACCTACGTGATGAAGGTGGCAAACATCGACAAGTTTGAGGAGAAATTGCGAGCGGCCGAAGAGGAGCTGAACATTGACCTGAACGACCGGATCCCCGTCTCTTACAGGCGCAGCAGCTTCTTTGGAAA CGCCCTCTACACCCTGGGAATGACGGTGGTGAGCGTGGGCATCCTCTGGTACATCTTCCGGCTGGCTGGCATATCGGGAAGGGAAGGCGCCTTCAGTGCCTTC AACCAGCTGAAAAGGGCTCGCTTCACGATTGTGGATGGCAAGTCTGGCAAAGGGATCAGTTTCAAGGACGTGGCAGGGCTGCACGAGGCCAAGACGGAAGTCAAGGAATTCGTGGATTATCTGAAG AGTCCGGAGCGCTTCCTCCAGCTGGGGGCCAAAGTGCCCAGAGGGGCCCTCTTGCTTGGGCCGCCAGGCTGCGGCAAAACCTTGTTGGCCAAAGCGGTGGCTACAGAGGCCCAAGTGCCCTTCCTGGCCATAGCTGGCTCCGAATTTGTGGAGGTGATTGGCG GCCTGGGTGCTGCCCGGGTGCGGAGCCTCTTCAAGGAAGCCCGGGCTTGTGCCCCGTGCATCGTTTACATCGACGAAATCGACGCGGTCGGGAAAAGGCGTTCGACAAACATGTCCGGCTTCTCTAACACCGAAGAGGAGCAAACCCTGAACCAGCTGCTGGTGGAAATGGACG GGATGGGGACCACCGACCACGTCATCGTGCTGGCGTCCACCAACCGAGCAGATATCCTGGACAACGCTCTCATGAGGCCGGGGAGGCTTGACCGCCACATCTTTATCGATCTGCCCACTCTGCAG GAGAGAAGGGAGATCTTCGAGCAACACCTGAAGGGGCTGAAGCTGTCCCAGCCCAGCGGCTTCTACTCCCAGCGCTTGGCTGAACTCACCCCGGGCTTCagcg GAGCCGATATTGCCAACATTTGTAACGAGGCGGCTCTCCACGCTGCCCGAGAGGGATACAAATCCATTGACACCATCAGCTTTGAGAGTGCAGTGGAGAGGGTCATTGCAG gAGCTGCCAAGAGAAGCAAGATCCTTTCGCAGGAGGAGCGGAGGGTGGTGGCCTTCCACGAGTCGGGCCACGCCTTGGTGGGCTGGCTACTGGAGCACACGGAAGCAGTGTTGAAG gtgtCCATAGCCCCCCGCACAAACGCCGCGCTGGGCTTTGCCCAGATCCTGCCCAAGGACCAGTACCTACTGACCAAGGACCAGCTCTTCGAGCGGATATGCATGGCGTTGGGGGGAAGAGTCGCAGAAGCCATCACCTTCAACAAAGTGACCACAG GGGCCCAAGACGACCTGCGGAAGGTCACCAGGATAGCCTACTCAATGGTCAAACAGTACGGAATGATGCCTGCCATCGGCCATTTGTCCTTCCCAGAGAAAGACAGCGGTCCGGGGATTGGACGTCGCCCCTTCAGCCAAGGGCTCCAGCAAATCATGGACCAC GAAGCAAAGTTGCTGATAGCCCGAGCGTACAGGCGCACAGAGAAACTGCTGATGGACAACCAGGACAAACTGAAGATG CTGGCCGATGCCCTGTTGGAGAAAGAAGTGATCAACTACGAGGACATTGAAGCCCTTCTCGGCCCTCCCCCGCACGGCCCCAAGAAAACCATCTCTCCCCAGAGCTGGATCGAAGCCGAGAGGGACAAGCAggacaggggagaggaagaggCGCCTCCCCAGCGGCCCCCCTACAAGGAGGAGCGGGAGCCTCACCTGAGCTCCGTTTGA
- the SPG7 gene encoding mitochondrial inner membrane m-AAA protease component paraplegin isoform X2, whose protein sequence is MTGAASLLLLLLRRGGRGLLRPGAPVPGGARGALARQWTRSALERRPSGGLQPRLPGALWRAWTPARLWRLLDQKYVALTAGLLTGGTCCYFSTSGSHRNDRSRGKSSGKTPKEDEEEKRRREREDQMYRERLKVLFFIAIIMSLLNSLSSSVGSISWNDFVNELLAKGEVQSVQVVPESDIVEIHLHPGAVVFGWPKLSLTYVMKVANIDKFEEKLRAAEEELNIDLNDRIPVSYRRSSFFGNALYTLGMTVVSVGILWYIFRLAGISGREGAFSAFNQLKRARFTIVDGKSGKGISFKDVAGLHEAKTEVKEFVDYLKSPERFLQLGAKVPRGALLLGPPGCGKTLLAKAVATEAQVPFLAIAGSEFVEVIGGLGAARVRSLFKEARACAPCIVYIDEIDAVGKRRSTNMSGFSNTEEEQTLNQLLVEMDGMGTTDHVIVLASTNRADILDNALMRPGRLDRHIFIDLPTLQERREIFEQHLKGLKLSQPSGFYSQRLAELTPGFSGADIANICNEAALHAAREGYKSIDTISFESAVERVIAGVHSPPHKRRAGLCPDPAQGPVPTDQGPALRADMHGVGGKSRRSHHLQQSDHRGPRRPAEGHQDSLLNGQTVRNDACHRPFVLPRERQRSGDWTSPLQPRAPANHGPRSKVADSPSVQAHRETADGQPGQTEDAGRCPVGERSDQLRGH, encoded by the exons ATGACGggcgccgcctcgctgctgctgctgctgctccggcGCGGGGGCCGCGGCCTCCTCCGGCCCGGGGCTCCTGTGCCGGGCGGCGCTCGGGGGGCTCTGGCGCGCCAATGGACCCGAAGCGCCTTGGAGCGTAGGCCAAGCGGCGGCCTTCAG CCCCGGCTGCCCGGCGCGCTCTGGAGGGCCTGGACCCCCGCCCGGCTGTGGAGGCTGCTGG ATCAGAAGTACGTGGCCTTGACGGCGGGCCTCCTTACTGGTGGCACCTGCTGCTATTTTTCTACGTCTGGTTCTCATCGCAATGACCGAAGCAGGGGAAAGTCTAGTGGGAAAACCCCAAAGGAAGATGAGG AGGAGAAGAGACGCCGGGAGAGGGAAGACCAGATGTACCGCGAGCGGCTGAAGGTCCTCTTCTTCATCGCCATCATCATGAGCCTGCTGAACTCGCTGAGCTCCAGCGTGGGCAGCATCTCCTGGAACGACTTCGTCAACGAGCTGCTGGCCAAGGGGGAGGTGCAGAGCGTGCAGGTGGTGCCGGAGAGCGACATTGTGGAAATCCACCTGCACCCAGGGGCCGTGGTCTTTGGGTGGCCC AAGCTGAGCCTGACCTACGTGATGAAGGTGGCAAACATCGACAAGTTTGAGGAGAAATTGCGAGCGGCCGAAGAGGAGCTGAACATTGACCTGAACGACCGGATCCCCGTCTCTTACAGGCGCAGCAGCTTCTTTGGAAA CGCCCTCTACACCCTGGGAATGACGGTGGTGAGCGTGGGCATCCTCTGGTACATCTTCCGGCTGGCTGGCATATCGGGAAGGGAAGGCGCCTTCAGTGCCTTC AACCAGCTGAAAAGGGCTCGCTTCACGATTGTGGATGGCAAGTCTGGCAAAGGGATCAGTTTCAAGGACGTGGCAGGGCTGCACGAGGCCAAGACGGAAGTCAAGGAATTCGTGGATTATCTGAAG AGTCCGGAGCGCTTCCTCCAGCTGGGGGCCAAAGTGCCCAGAGGGGCCCTCTTGCTTGGGCCGCCAGGCTGCGGCAAAACCTTGTTGGCCAAAGCGGTGGCTACAGAGGCCCAAGTGCCCTTCCTGGCCATAGCTGGCTCCGAATTTGTGGAGGTGATTGGCG GCCTGGGTGCTGCCCGGGTGCGGAGCCTCTTCAAGGAAGCCCGGGCTTGTGCCCCGTGCATCGTTTACATCGACGAAATCGACGCGGTCGGGAAAAGGCGTTCGACAAACATGTCCGGCTTCTCTAACACCGAAGAGGAGCAAACCCTGAACCAGCTGCTGGTGGAAATGGACG GGATGGGGACCACCGACCACGTCATCGTGCTGGCGTCCACCAACCGAGCAGATATCCTGGACAACGCTCTCATGAGGCCGGGGAGGCTTGACCGCCACATCTTTATCGATCTGCCCACTCTGCAG GAGAGAAGGGAGATCTTCGAGCAACACCTGAAGGGGCTGAAGCTGTCCCAGCCCAGCGGCTTCTACTCCCAGCGCTTGGCTGAACTCACCCCGGGCTTCagcg GAGCCGATATTGCCAACATTTGTAACGAGGCGGCTCTCCACGCTGCCCGAGAGGGATACAAATCCATTGACACCATCAGCTTTGAGAGTGCAGTGGAGAGGGTCATTGCAG gtgtCCATAGCCCCCCGCACAAACGCCGCGCTGGGCTTTGCCCAGATCCTGCCCAAGGACCAGTACCTACTGACCAAGGACCAGCTCTTCGAGCGGATATGCATGGCGTTGGGGGGAAGAGTCGCAGAAGCCATCACCTTCAACAAAGTGACCACAG GGGCCCAAGACGACCTGCGGAAGGTCACCAGGATAGCCTACTCAATGGTCAAACAGTACGGAATGATGCCTGCCATCGGCCATTTGTCCTTCCCAGAGAAAGACAGCGGTCCGGGGATTGGACGTCGCCCCTTCAGCCAAGGGCTCCAGCAAATCATGGACCAC GAAGCAAAGTTGCTGATAGCCCGAGCGTACAGGCGCACAGAGAAACTGCTGATGGACAACCAGGACAAACTGAAGATG CTGGCCGATGCCCTGTTGGAGAAAGAAGTGATCAACTACGAGGACATTGA